A window of Pirellulales bacterium contains these coding sequences:
- a CDS encoding tetratricopeptide repeat protein — translation MFQAHSLRRAVLIAVAAGFFAPTQAPAQGFSWFKKKSANSVDVDARQDVFSDQASDNGSRSSAFGSSGTKQPSAFRRFTTKVSDGTKSATSRMSSMFKRDKGPSQNPFNQDAQVAENDPVALSTPAKPSASFYLSVAQMHERTGNLAGAEQFYQKALALEPKNLQVLLDYAHMKDRAGSLPEAAELYRTAIKYHPKSASAHNDLGICLARQDSLLDAMESINEAIRLDPQRKLYRNNLAKVLVKANRPQDAMAQLAAVHPPAIAHYNMGYLLYEQQNLTGAEFHFGQALAADPQFAAARQWCDQLAAMRGGQGPLGPAGHPEVARRLQPPTTQVAPVVPASPYGSAGENINVPLPPGVPQ, via the coding sequence GTGTTCCAAGCTCATTCGTTGCGCCGTGCAGTGCTGATCGCGGTCGCCGCGGGTTTCTTCGCTCCTACGCAGGCACCGGCGCAGGGTTTCTCCTGGTTCAAGAAGAAGTCGGCCAACAGCGTCGACGTCGACGCGCGCCAGGACGTGTTCAGCGATCAAGCGAGCGATAACGGCAGTCGATCGTCGGCCTTCGGCTCCAGCGGCACGAAACAGCCCAGCGCGTTTCGCCGGTTTACGACCAAGGTGAGCGACGGCACGAAAAGCGCGACGTCGCGCATGTCGAGTATGTTCAAGCGCGACAAGGGCCCGAGCCAGAACCCGTTCAACCAAGACGCGCAAGTCGCTGAAAACGACCCCGTGGCCTTGTCGACGCCGGCCAAGCCTTCGGCCAGCTTCTATCTCTCGGTGGCGCAGATGCACGAGCGCACGGGCAACCTGGCCGGCGCCGAGCAGTTCTATCAAAAGGCCCTGGCGCTCGAACCCAAGAACCTGCAGGTGCTGCTCGACTATGCCCACATGAAAGATCGCGCAGGCAGCCTGCCCGAGGCCGCAGAACTGTATCGCACCGCGATCAAGTACCATCCGAAATCGGCCAGCGCTCACAACGACCTGGGCATCTGCCTGGCGCGACAAGACTCGCTGTTGGACGCGATGGAATCGATCAACGAGGCCATTCGTCTCGATCCGCAGCGCAAGCTGTATCGCAACAACCTGGCCAAGGTGCTCGTCAAGGCGAACCGGCCGCAGGACGCGATGGCGCAGCTCGCGGCGGTCCACCCGCCGGCCATCGCCCACTACAACATGGGCTATCTGCTTTACGAACAGCAGAATCTCACCGGCGCCGAGTTTCACTTCGGCCAGGCGCTGGCGGCCGATCCGCAATTCGCCGCCGCGCGGCAATGGTGCGATCAGCTCGCCGCGATGCGCGGCGGTCAGGGCCCCCTGGGCCCGGCCGGCCATCCCGAAGTGGCGCGACGCCTGCAACCGCCGACGACGCAGGTTGCGCCGGTTGTGCCGGCATCGCCCTATGGGTCGGCCGGCGAGAATATCAACGTGCCGCTCCCCCCGGGTGTGCCGCAGTAG